Within the Lacerta agilis isolate rLacAgi1 chromosome Z, rLacAgi1.pri, whole genome shotgun sequence genome, the region ATAAAAGATTTTCCAAAATTGTTTTGATGCCATGTGGAAGCCTGCATACAAGACTTAGCATATGTACATGTATTTGTCTTAGAAGACAACACTTTGGGTTTGGTAATTGTTTTCAGTAAgacttgcaataaataaataaaaaaacataaaataaaagaagtGGGCAATGTGGGGGCTCAATgcaggtgtgatggcctgggagtcagactctgatgctgaacctgagggatcccagcctgcacaggattccccgcctccagaaccagcagagccgggtccagggcttgagcctgaaggatccccatctgtgctggatccccaggtgcaggcatcagcagagtctgctctggctcctgatgggagggaggacccattgcctgcaggtgccccactcccagcctcttcagaggaagctgaggcagcccctgggtccagtaacccaccagcctctcctgagctgcagaggctcaggacagagaggcgaagagagctaagtactttcaggaggagtgctcgcctccaggcccggaggagaggcgagtctcctgaggatcggggccgccctaagcacagggccagataaaagccagccagccccagcccaagttgcgtgagcaacatagttgcaaacatatgcttgacctgcaacctcgtgcctggacctgccttggaccttgccctgctccccgctggactgacctcctttggacccctagacccaggactggacttggacctcgcttcacggacaaacccctggggccagcacagcaccACTGCAGGGGAGTTCATTTTGTAATCTGGGGGCCATAACTGAAAAGGCTCTGCCTCTTGTACCCGCCAACTGAACTCCCACAGGGCAGCTCACATTGCGGTGCTTGTGGCTTCAGAAGTTCAGGAGCAAAGTAGTACATTTGGGGGCTTCTTTTCTTCCTGATTTTGCAGGCACACTGGGCCACTAAAACATACCTGGCTGGAttgtggggcagggtggggggtccAACGTATTTGCTGTGCTTGTTGTGGGGGCCTCCTGTTGTTCACCTGCACCAGGtggcaaagagaaggggaaagactGGCAACTGTAGGTGCAATGGCGTTCTTGAGATCTTACCTGGGTGCCCACTAACCCTCCAAGCCCCTCACTCGTTTGCTCCTTGGTCACGAGGGTGTTTTATAAAgtgaaaagagaaagaaggcggccactctttctcacttcctctttcagctccatGTGCTTCTCAAGTCTGTTTAATTCATTTGGGTTTGACTTTCAGccagatcctttgggggaagcgaagtgtgcatatttctctctctctccatcaggGTGGAGTGGGGGTCCTGATCTAGGGGAGAGGCTATAGAAGTCACCAGAGGGCTTGCTACTATCACTCCCCAAAATCAAAACGTGCCCACTGGCCTAATAAAGGGTGACGGTGATCCCTGTGCGaggaaaccccaccaccaccaccttcttccAAGCCTAGCCCCTTTGGCTCGTCTCTAATGGCTGCCCCCAAGGAGATGTGTTTCCTGCGCCTGTTGAAATGTGGGGTGAggaatgtgtctgtgtgtgtggagggagaggGTTGTCACATCCTTCCCCCTCCCAACATTCCAGGCACGCGCCATCTCCCACTGAGACTTCACCGGCTGGAGGGGGGAGGCTCTCTTTCCTTGCTACAGACGCACAGCCTGTTCCTGTTTATCACCTCAGGCTCCTCGACCTCATTTGATGACTTGGACATCTGAGCATGTTTTTACAGTCCGTTTCCTTCCCCGTCCGGCGTCTCTCTAACTCCAACTACAATGCAGTGTACAATCTTCATTATACAACCACTGGACTGGCCCCCATGGTAACTCCAGTTTCTCCTCAAAGCCCTACAGCTCCAAACCACACATCGCCATCCTTTCCTTCAGAAGGCCTGCGTTTGATGCGGAGGTCTGTTCTCCTCGCACTCGGGATCTGCTTTGAGCAACCTTCCTGGGAGGTTTCAGAAAAGTATCCCCTGCCGGATCAAATTGGCTAATGGCCACAATGAGGCCGGCCCGGCCTGGCCCAGcaaatttgctgcctgaggcaaagggcaagatggcagcCCACTCCATATTCCACTTACAGAATCTTGCAAGACTCATAGCCGAATCTCATTTTAACTCTGGCGATGGGACCCCATCCTGCACCATACCTGAGGCACCAGGGTAGCTTAAGGGAGGCAGAGCACGCTAGCTTAGGGTGATTCAGGGGGAACGGCTAGGGGACTGCTGCCACCACACCCATCTGCCGCCTAAGGCAACTGATTCACTCAGTGCGTGTTTTCGAAGATTCATTGACTGTTTCAGGGCATAACCCTATACCTGAAATGAGAAGGTGAGGacgcataagaagagccctgctggatcaggcaaagggcgcatctagcccagcatcctgttctcacagtggccgaactGATGCtgcaatgggaagcctgcaagtaggacctgagcgcAACCGTACTCTCACCccgtgattcccagcaagtgggaTTCAGAGACACATTGGAGATAGAAGACAGTCGCcatggctagtaaccactgatagccttatcatccatgaatttgtctaatactcctttaaaaccacccaagttaGTGACCATCACCATAAATGCCATACTTTTATgccctgtgtgaagaagtgcttcatttcgtgtcctgaatctcccaagaTTACAGCTTCACTGGAGGTCCTTGAAGCCCAGTATTAGGAGTGaaggagaaaaatgttttttctGCCCACTTTTTTCAACACCATGCTTCACTTTAGATGCTTCTATGATGTCTCCTCAGATACCCATTAAGcgatgcccacaagcagggcacgtGCCAAACAGGGCACTCTCCACCTGCGATTCCCAACCATGGGTgttcagaggcagactgcctctGACGGTGGGAGGAGAAAAGAGCTTTTGGGGCCAGTAGTTCCGAGAGAGGAAGTGCCAGAAAGGTTGGTAATGacataatgcacacacacacgttacATAGTTGCCATTCTTTTTACTCTTTAATAATGATATGATAAATACATTCGGACATTAGGCCTGCGGACAGAGGGCCTTTAAGACTCTGGGTGGGATGCAAGGgggcttcccccctctccccacttatATAAATATTAGAAATCATTGTACAAAAGAACTGGATACCGTTATAACGCATCTGGGTGCATGCGAAATGCTATCTGTGAGTTTGGAGTGCTCCAGTaatcagagagaaagaaaatgaggCACAGTGTTCACATTACAAAATCCTGCCTGAGTTCAGGTACACCATCCCGGGCTTCGGTTTTGTCccatccctccccactcccaaatctctctctccctaaaGCAAAGGGAGTGGGGATGGGAGGTCTTCAACCCTCCAGATGGACTCAAACTCTCAATCAGCCCAGGCCATcatggccagtgggcagggataTCAGAAGCTGTAGTTCAGTAATATAAAGATGGCCAGATGCTCCACCTGTGACACAGAGCCATGTTCTTCAACCTTaggtccccaaatgttgttgaactacaactcccgttatccctgaccattggtgaaagctggctggggcagatgggagctgcagtcctgcCATATTGGGGGCTCCAAGGCTGAAGAACTCTGATTCAAAGTCTCCCTACAGCTCAcataggaaacctgtggctctctagatactgctggactacaagtcccatcaccctTGCTGCCTGGGGCCGATGAGAGCTGGGCTCCAGCAAGTCCCCCATTACTGCTCCACAGAGACGGAGAAATAAGGGAGACTGGCAGAGATGGGCTCCTACTCAAATATTTTCATCAGCAGACCAAAGAAAAAGGCACATAGAAGCTGTCAATCTGTAGTTTATGGCTGCTAAGGGAATGAAGTGGTAAAGGATGAAATGGGGGCAAGGGGCACCCAGCCGCCTCCTTTCCTAGCCCCCTCTAGGATGAAAGTTTACATGCCTGTTTGTCTCCTTCTTTCAAAGGAAGAAATCTCACTGCAAATTAGTTTTCTGTTGGGATGGGTAACACAAGATCCCCTTAATTTTTCTGTGATTATGTTTTTAGAAGCCCAGCAGTCTTCAATTGGAGTCTTAGATATACCACTTCTGAGTCTAGGTGGGGGCTGACTTGGAAGGAATGCTGCTCAACCTCCAACCCCTATTGTACACAGAACAAAGTTTCCCCTCGTGATAGGCTCCTTTTCTAGGTGTACAGTTTGGAGAGTGGGGAACGGAGGGGCATTTGGTCACAAGGATCTCACTTGCAGCTCACTAAGCCGTTAAAAGCCTCCCATTGTGCTAGAGGAAATAGACCACCTTTCTTCGACTGAAAATCTGGGTCTCATATTTGTGGTTGTGTTTCTGGGCAGGGGCACTGTTAGGAGAtggcccaggggtccccaaaccccaggcagtgGGTCCCCTGTCCCCATCCCCacctttaaaaccttttttttttaaataaaagctttgcttatacagtcatacctctagatacgattgCTGCGGGTTGTATTCGTCATGGGATATgaacgtgccaaacccggaagtaccggaacgggttgcttccaggtttggcagttcgcgcatgcgcagaagcaccgaatagtgccacacacatgcgcagatgtggcacttcaggttgcgcactgctcatgttgcgaacagggctccgaaACGGaccccgtttgcaaccagaggtatgactgtagagtaGCAGGTTGCCAAGCTAGCCAATTTAATTTCCCAGAAGTGTCTATCCGTATACATGAGTGTATGGGGGAATTTGTGCCAATTTCCATCATGGGCCTGTGGCAAAGTCCTTTAAGTATCtgaccacacccccttcctctatGCCACCATGCCGTGCTATAGCAcaagcaatgctatttttctagaaaaagaggtgccagaactcaccatgttctcttagaatggcaatggtgccaacctgagaggtgctggaactgggtTCTagtaagttctggctgaaaaaaaagccctgatatcAAGTAACCACAGAAAAATCACAGGGGTTTCTTGCCCTGGGGTGGAACAGCTTTCcttgcagaagcagaaatatGGCATTCAGAGGGGATGGGAAAATCTGCCACTTTTGGTTCTCTTGGGTTCTCACTCCCTGCCTCTACCACATTGCAAATTCATTTTCGCatcacatcagtttgcaagttTTTAAATTAAAGCCCCCatcaaaaattcaccagcattttagtgcaaatttatcccaatacacacattttgtatgcagttccccctaattacatatttttacaaaGTGATTTATTGGGTTACATTTcaaagggtggggagagattccCAATTATCAGCAGCACCTCTCCTGGCATTGATGAGTAACATCAGCCAATCATTTCAGAGCATTATAAAGTGTTGGTCTTCACTAAAGATGGTTATCTCAAACAAATGGGTAGAAAGCATGTTATAACCACCCACTGCCACACAATGCAAGCCAAGCACTTTAAGTTCTTATGTTCCATCTCCCATGTGACAAGTTATTTTGACCAATATTTGTGCTTATATTTGCAACAGACAGGTGCTGCTATCCTGCATTATATGGTGAAACTCTAGCTGCATTTTCAAAGCAGGCTCTGGGTTTTTAAAAGATCATGACCCAGCCTTAGCTTTTCTCTGACGTTCCATTGAATTACTAGGATCAGAGAATGTCCCCTTTCCAGCTTCACTTTACATGCCACTCATCCAGAGAAAATAAGATCTCCTTCTCTGGATGCTCTGCAGTGATATAAACATGCAGTTTCCTGCCCTTAATCAACCTCTGAACATAACATGAGAGCTTTTCctgttaaagaagaagaagaagggggaaggggggaaaagattaaaaaaaaaaaccatctcaGCTCATGAAAGTGAACTTTACTTTGGAGAGAAGGTTAGGGAGCCAAACATAATGTCCTTGAAATTTCCTCCAACGAGGCTCCGTCCACGAAAACAGGATAACACCACTTCCGCTGTCACAGCCCCAGAGATGAAATCGGAGATGAAGAAGGCGGGAGGAGGGGGGCTAGGGAGGCTCGTGTGGGGAGGCAAAGAGGGGGAACCTCTGCATGGATCTGAGGCAAGATTgagtggaaaggggaagaggcaTCAGGTACGGAGATTCGCTGGTggtgaggaagtgggaaagagagtgagagagaggagggagcagtgggggaggggaggagggtgggggtggagaaccaACAGGTGCTCTTGCCTGCGCTTTTACTTCAGGGCATCCAGGTGAGTGCAGACCTGTTGGAACACGTCGTCCACTGAGCCCTCGGCATTAAGCTGAGGAGAGAAGGGAGATGGGTTTAGCAATTTGGCTCTTGGGGCAGCCAAAGCCTTCCTGCTAGTACAAAACACGATCATCACACTTTGAGAAAAATGAaaaccttaaccccccccccacgtcccTCAGCTGACAGCCACCACCAGCAATTCTAAGCTATTttactagtaaaggtaaagggacccctgaccattaggtccagtcgtgtctgactctggggttgcggcgctcatctcgcgttactggccgagggagccggtgtacagcttccaggtcatgtggccagcatgactaagctgcttctggcgaaccagagcagcgcacagaaacgccgtttacctttctgccggagcggtacctatttatctacttgcactttgacgtgcttttgaactgctaggttggcaggagcagggaccgagcaatgggagctcaccccgtcattgcggggatttgaaccgctgaccttctgatcggcaagccctaggctctgtggtttaacccacagcgccacctgcatccctattctACTATGTACCCACCTTAATTTTGTGGTGGtaaaaattgttttaaaccaCTTGATGCATTTGTATAGACTACAAGTAGAAAACACCTGTGCCCAATCCAGATGCTGCTAGACGctgactcccatcaaccccccactgccatggccaatgggcagagatgataggagctggagtccaacaatatctggaggtgcTCCACCCCTGGCACAGAGAATTGTGGGAAGGGATGTTTTGCCAGTGCACATGTGTGCATCACTAAATCTCCAATACAGATTCATGTGCAACATCTGTGTGTATGCccaaaaagcaaaggaagccagCCACCAGGTGGGCCCGTAAGAAAAGATCCAAAACCCACCGTCAGACAATACCTCTATCAGGGCCAACATTAAAAAGTCCCAAAATAGCAAGCAAGAGTTCCATgccctccagaactcttcatAAGGCTGGATGTTACACAGCGAAAGGTGGGGAGGTGACAGACAAAGAagaattatttaattaaaaaattaaataagggAAATTGTCAGGATGTCGCAAGCAGGGCTGAACTGGGGCAAAGGACACGAaggtcctccccctccccaccaaggaGGCAGGTGGTCAGTTTCACTTGTCTAAGCAGCTTGTTCACGtcctcagaggtaacaggttGAAACTGATCCCATACAACCTATCTAGACAGAGCTCTGGCACTTTTCCACCCCAACACTGCTACCATGATGCagtctacctctttccaaatctgagcgattttatctgcaaaaaaacttcgCAAAATCATTGCAAGAGATCTTGGGGTCCTCACCAGGCCCCAATGGCAAAGAAGGTTGTtagattgcaaaccacctgaaagagtctcctgctgctgttttctgcagatgcgaCAGAAGCGGGGAAGAAGGTCCTCTTCTTCGTTgctattgccacttggtaggctcgacgttgagctctaaccagtgtcTGGTTCGACtgagaatgagttttccgccaccggtgctctagctgtctcagcgattgtttcatcgccctcagctccgggggaaacaatggggctgtccgggctccatgcaatcggagagggtgaTTTGGAGCCAGACAATCGATAgtcctggttaactccgcattccagcagaccaccagggaatcagctaaAAGGCCACCAACATGGGATAATTCACCCCATATTGCTTTCTGGaagccatttggatccattaagtagtgggggtaACAGGTTGAAACTGATCCCATACAACCTAACTAGACAGAGCTCTGGCACTTTTCCACCCCATCCCTGCTACCATGATGCAGTCTACCGATATTTTTAAGATAGATAAAAGAAATGGGTTTGATACAATAAGATCAAAGGTTTGAAATAGACCTGCTGCACAATAATGTGAAAGTATTATCGAAAATGTACAAATtattgttggaatggcatacaaaggatgaGGAAGTTAAAGCTAGggattttgggtataatattGAAAAGAAATCTTGGGAGAAGCAATGGAGAGAAGAATTCAACTTCACTGCATGCTGTtcattgaaataaaattatatgaaaatggtgTATCGTTGGTACCTTACACCAAGTAATATTGCAAAGATGTATAAAGTGAGttcaaaattatgtttaaaatgtaaggagaaggaaggtactttttaccatatgtggtgggctaGTAATAAGGTAAAGGCGTTCTGTgagatgatttataatgaattaaagaaaatgtttaaaaagacatTTGTTAAAAAATGAGAGGCCTTTTCGTTAGGTATAGTAGGTTAAGAGATACCTAGAGAAGATAAATGATTATTTATGTATCCCACAACACCAGCGAGAGTATTGCTAGCCCACAACTGGAAAAAAGAAGAGCTACCATCAAAAGAAGTATAGCAGACGAAACTGATGAACTATGAAAAAGACTGGAATGAATTGTTACACTATCTAAAGGACCActgtaaacatttaaaatcaCTGGCAGGAATGTAAAGATGCTTGTAATGTGGAATTTATTATATGGTTTTTCTTAATGGCACAATTAGTAGTTGGATAATTTAAAAGGATGCAGATAATTTTGTATTACAGTaagaacccatggagggaaggagggaagtgtgATGGTTCAAAGgaaccttttgttttatttttatttttggatgtGTGAAATGGTTAATGTAAAGATATATAAAAATGTGAAAACTAATAAaagaattgattttttaaaataaaaataaaaataaaggatatTTAGCCCCTTCTCGCCTTGCATTGCTTTCCTCAAGCCTTCTAAATAAAAACCAGAAGCCCTCCTATTAAGTACAGTAGGTAGGGTAAAACATAAGTAGATAAAACattgtatgcaacaactgcagtgaGTATGTTATTAGCCAAAAGATgagaagagtggcagacgaaATTACTGGACTATGCCGAATTGCcgaaactgatgtgaaaatttCGGAACCAGCAGGATCAGACTTTtctgaaagactggaataaatttacgtTATATTTGAAAGACTGTAAACAACTAACATCGCTAGTAGGGTTACTGGAAGTTTTGCAAGGTTAAAATTGTCACTTGTTATTTATTGTAGCTAAGTAAGTATCCATAAAATATTATGATTTAATAGTAATAAGAAATAtagccataaagaaggctgatcgccaaagaattgatgcttttgaattatgttgctgggggagactcttgggagccccatggactgcaggaaaaccaaacctatccattctcaaggaaatcagccctgagtgctcactggaaggacagatcctgaagctgaggctccaatactttggccacctcatgagaagagaagactccctggaaaagaccctgatgttgggaaagatggagggcacaaggagaaggggacgacagaggacgagatggttggacagtgttctcgaagcgactagcatgagtctgaccaaactgcgggaggcagcggaggataggggtgcctggcgtgctctggtccatggggtcacaaagagtcggacacgactgaacgactgaacaacaacaagaagaagaaatataGGAAAATGCAGTATATAGAGAATAGGTTTGAAAGCCATTGTtcgaggaggagggaagtcacGGGCTTATGAAGccaaatgttttatttatctttGTTTATATGATGTCATAcatgaaaatatttataaaaccaataaaaatatttttttaaaaaaaatatattcaaattgtttttatgtcactttcaacagtcatgtcttcctccaaagaattctgggaagtgtagtttgttaacagtgcgGGGGATTtccagctctgtgagggggcCTCCAAACAGCCCACAGCACCCAAAACAAACTACACTCCCCTTGATCCTTTGGCATAAGCCATGATTTGAATCTGGCTTCTCGTTAAACTTGCCTGTTTGCCTTTTATTTCACTCTTGCTGCTTTCTGtgtaaagcaactaacaaatgtaATAACTAACAATAGTTTAGCAAGAAGTCCGACATCTCACTGATCTGCTCTTCTCAGGGAGGGTTCTAGCACAAGGCTGCCTCTAAAAGCAACCACAGCTCTCTGTGCCAAAGTGCTATGAATCTTGGGAGTCACCTTCCTCCCCGCCCAAGTAcagcttcctctcttctctctgtcCACTTCTGCCCCTAAATCCTCACACTGTCTCCATCAGCCTGGCGCCCCCTCTTCCGTCCCATGGGGCCTGTGGATGACTCACTGCCTAGCTATGCCAAGCATCTGGAGGCCTGGTAGACACTTCCTTTGGAGTTATGAATGAAGCCAGCACATCTTCAAGAGACACAGCGAGGCATCCCATGTTGTGACTGAACTCCCCCCCCTCGCCCTCACTTTAAAATGAGCCAGATCCTCACCCGGCTGCTGAAAGGAAGAGCTCCTCCAGAAAACCCATTTAttcagcatccatcctgatttgcttgcacaaagcttgctCTGTCGTTAAGACAGTAGGCGCTTCCAGAAACCCTTTCTGTTGCTCAATCGGGATTATTTGTGCTCACGATTGGCACCTGGCTTTCAATGCTGTTTGTACCTGCAGACGTTTTGGGGGCGCACATGCTGCTTTGTTTCCATACAGTGAATATCctgcaacttcctgctgaaatcctgtaacttttcataccacaaatggtccagttcatattattattattattattattattattattattattattattattattatcccactttttaatattttaaaaataaactttatttagaaTCCTTTAAAATTTACagataagaaaacaaacaagaaggaaaagggtgaaaaaataatcaaaaagaACTACatatttttgtcccacttttgtcgtcctactcttgagagtcccatggactgcaagaagatcaaacctatccattctgaaggaaatcagccctgagtgctcaatggaagggcagatcctgaagctgaggctccagtactttggccacctcatgagaagagaagactccctggagaagaccctgattctgggaaagatggagggcacaaggagaaggggatgacagaggacgagatggttggacagtgttctcgaagctaccaagatgagtctgaccaaactgcgggaggcagtggaagacaggagtgcctggcgtgctctggtccatggggtcacaaagagtcggacacgactaaacgactaaacagggCAAGGGTGCCAGGTTCAAATAAGTGTTGCAGGACCACTgacaaagcagaatgatgtgaGGACTGTCTAATATAAACCCGCTTAAACCACACACACCcgcacaaaatactgacagtctagagcaggcataggcaaactctggccctccagatgtttgggactacaattcccatcatccctgaccactggtcctgttagctagggatgatggaaattgtagtaccaaacatctggggggggggcggagtttgcctatgcctggtctagaggtTTACTAAGCCTAAGTAAGCACAAACTGTGGCCCAGTTCAGGGGGTTCTATATACCCATACCACCCCCACTCCCTTAAGAAGCTGCAACCTGCAAAAATGATGCAAATCAAGCCAGCCTGCATCTATTttatttaattctagtttctGTCTTTCATGGGAAAGGGGAGTGTTGTGGAACATTGAAGCTCCCACCCTCCCTACTCCCGGCTACTGGAAATCCTGTTCCAGGGAAAGCAAATTGGTGGCCAAGTTGcccaaagagagacagagacagagacagagagagacagagagaagttcTGCTGTTtcagagcaaaaataaaataaaataaaagagaaaaagacatCACTGCAGCTCATGGTGCCTCCTCAAGTTGGAACTGTTGAAcaaactccacccccacccccataaaaatTATTTGGACAGACCATGTTCATCACCCATGAGTGGAGTGGCCAACTTGGAGAAGTGGGGGCCATTTTGCAACACTCAGTTGCTTTCTGCGCTCCTGCATCCTATGTGCTTGGGAGCGGAGGGTGACAGATGGGTGGACGATGGGACGCACCTTACGGACAATGCCCCTTTTCTCGTAGAAGGCAATGACAGGCTCAGTGGCCTTGTAGTACGTCTCCAGCCGCTTCTTGATTGTCTCCTCGTTGTCGTCGACTCGCCCGCTCGTCTCCCCGCGCTTCAGGAGGCGCTTCACCATTGTGTCCTTGCCAGCGTCTACGTAGAGCAGCAATGTTGGGGGTGCGATCTGAGCAGGGAGGCAACAtggagggggcagggagtgggggggggagggaggaagagaagaaggaaatgatAACTGCACCGGCCTAAATCCTCCAATCCCAGCCAGCGCAGCAGctaagcaacatctggaaggccacgggCTCCATGGCCCCTGGTCCAACTCAAAGTTCCATACATGGTTCTccaccctcatttaatccccacaacaactttgtaaggtaggttaggatgagaggcaatgactggcccaagttcaccccatgagcttcatggtcgagtgggaatttgaaccctggtattcCAGACGCAGTCCAGAACACTGGAAACggctggagattgaatctgggagctccacctggggtgggtgggcttgGACACCAAGCTACTAGTCACCTTGTCCAGGTTTTTTTCAATCTGTGCTCAAGTCTTATCTGCCCAGGCTTCTAGGAATGTAAAATAAACCAGCAGTTATTTGCCAAGCTTAGAACAGGCATGGGGAACAATGCTGCCATCTTGTGCTGTCTCAGGGAATCCCAAGCAGGAAACGCTCAAAATAATACTGACTAAACCACCACTGCTGATGCACAACAAGAGGGAAGctcactttcccctaatacacaCACCACTGTACACACTCTtgggctggaaaactgcattgcaacacCTGGAAAAGTGCAAATGTTGAAGGATAGCTGCAGTTCAGCTTGCAtgtcatttcagaaagtgcaaaccaGGCAGGTTCAAATCAAAATCCGTAGCAAATATCTCCCCACACCATTCCTCTTCATAATCCTGAATGCTTAGGATTCCGACCAGAATAAAGGGTCTCTCTTTCCGTCCACCCTACTCTGGTTGGGTCAATCATCCTCCGGTTCAGCCCTTCCCAAACTCATCCCACCCACTCCACTGTTACCTTCTTCTCAAACTCCTCGCCCTGCTTCACTTCCCGGGGGTAGCCGTCAATCAGGTAACCTTTGGAGGTGTCTGCCTTGGCCAACATGGCGTCCCTCAGCATGTCCAAGACGGTGTCCTGTGAGCAGAGATGAAAGGGAAATGCCATGAAGTTGACACCACAGGGGCGCTCTGCAAACTGTGGGGGCCTGTGATCAGGAAACCTAGCAGTGGCTGGTACCCATTATGACTGGCAAAGCAGGAGGCCAACcgtaggtggc harbors:
- the AK1 gene encoding adenylate kinase isoenzyme 1 isoform X3, coding for MAAEKLKNHKIIFVVGGPGSGKGTQCDRIVQKYGYTHLSTGDLLRAEVSSGSDRGKKLSAIMEKGELVPLDTVLDMLRDAMLAKADTSKGYLIDGYPREVKQGEEFEKKIAPPTLLLYVDAGKDTMVKRLLKRGETSGRVDDNEETIKKRLETYYKATEPVIAFYEKRGIVRKLNAEGSVDDVFQQVCTHLDALK
- the AK1 gene encoding adenylate kinase isoenzyme 1 isoform X2: MGAQCSCVGDPIVKAGKEKLKNHKIIFVVGGPGSGKGTQCDRIVQKYGYTHLSTGDLLRAEVSSGSDRGKKLSAIMEKGELVPLDTVLDMLRDAMLAKADTSKGYLIDGYPREVKQGEEFEKKIAPPTLLLYVDAGKDTMVKRLLKRGETSGRVDDNEETIKKRLETYYKATEPVIAFYEKRGIVRKLNAEGSVDDVFQQVCTHLDALK